CACCGAGTAGTCACCGAAGTATTAAAAATCCTGAAATATAATTTATCTGTGATGCAAGGACTTCTGTGTCTTCGAAGAAATAATGCTTGCATCTTTAAAACTTCAATTTTAAATCTGGAGAACTGGTATTTTATAGGCAAAGAGTCATACTTAATTGTAGTAAAATTGGCTAAGATTGCTTTTATGCATTTGACGTTACTGCCAACTTCTTCAAGTGTTCCATGAAGACCTGTAAGCTGACATCATCTGTGAGAACTGGGGCACCACCATCCTGAAAAATCATTGAACACTTATTATAAGTTGAAgtcatctttcaaaaaaaaataataaataaaatgactgCTATATCAACACCAAGAATGAAAGGAGATGGGGCACTAGAAAACTATtacctaaaaataaataattaccaaaaaactATGTATCTAAATGTGCTAGCTTAAATTAtacccaacattttttttttaaaacacgatatataaataattattacctCTGGAACTTGCCTACTACAACCAGACTATTAATTCTTACACAAAGAATAATAGCTAGAATTTGATATatctaatttttttgtttgtttgtttacatctacaaaaaaaaaaaaaaaaaatccttcacatGAATTCCTTTGTTGTATAAAGAAGGGGTTTACAAAATTAgcatcttatttttcatttaattatatacTTGACACACAACTAAAGACATTCTTCTTAGTTATCTAGCCCTAGCAATATAGAGAAAATGCCTTAAATATTAATACCACTTCCATCTATTTATGAAAACGAAAGATCAGACCACACCATCTGTTTTCCAAGAAAGTCTTTATAATTCAAGAATTATATTATTCAGTAAACCATTAGACCcatgtctgtatttgtatttcaAGAGAGTATATATccatttagttttcttttctttttcatcatatcTGTATATTGCATCGTATCAAGTCAAATTTTGAAAAATTCAATCAAATGAATTTGTTTGATtttcaaaaagaaaggaaaacttaGTGAGAAATGACTCTAAACTGAAATATAAAATCAGTGTTCATTTCCCAATAACCATTTGAAGATGTCACACATTTTGTATTGTTCATGAAAGTCAGACTTACCTTTCATAATCTAAAATGACCAAAACCATGGAAATATTCAAGGCAAACCACAAGATTTGTGTTAGTAAATAATTTAAGAGTGTTTAAAAGAAATAACTTGGTTTTTGAGTTGTGTGTGTTACACATTGTGTTCAAACTACAAAATTTAATATCCAGCACCTTCTAATGTGTGTCACAAACACCATCATAAAAGGAACTAATTATATTCAAATCAAGCCTTTTGCTGTGttttcaccatcaccaacaagtGCTACAATTTTGTTTTGGATAAAAATAGAAGCTTAAATTTGTGCCATCACCaaaccacaaaaaaataataaataccgtAGAATTGGGGTCTGGGATCGCTGACTGCAAAgtcaaaagggggggaaaaattgTGTGCTCTATATTAATTTCTGATTCCCTTGATATTTAATTTAACCACTCAAACTGAATagcttttaaaattttctttataaacacagaaacaaaataatataccAATGAAGGGATGTATATGCAAACTTATAAACTTGATTAAATATTTAGAATTATgcttaaaaaaattaatatatatatataaaaatataaacatacttacccCATATAAAGCATTGTTGTGTGTTTGAGAAGGATTCACTTTAGAGAGAAGGAACCGAGCCTGCCAAAAGAAGCAATTTTTTTAGAATTTATGTACAACTTTTGGGACAGTATGTAGTGCACAACAGAGTATTACTTGCAAACTTTACTCTTCAAAAACAAACCTGTGATCCTCCTTGCTCTGTCTCAACATAACGTGGAATGGGGAACCTGGTTGCCAGGATATCTTGAGCATCATCCACTGGAGACTGTAAGAGTTCTTTGAAGACTGCATATTCTTCTTGTTCATGGTAACCCTCCCTCTTCCAGGCTGCCATAGTCTGAGGTATACAAAGGGTGAAATTTAGACACAATACTCATCCATGCAACACCTATGCCTAATGCTCTGTTCCCATATTACTCCCTAAATGAATATCTTTCTATGCATGAACAAGCCTAAGACCatgcttaacccaatggcgacgggtcacggctatcgccgtcataacaatacgcccgatgtgaggcgtgcggctgtccgcagcggcgccgcgccaaaacgccccgaggcaatgattcggcttgatgtaccgaattcacgcgctcagagtcggcgcgctgccgccgttcgccagagcgtagagttttttttaattttctatacccggcgccattgggttaagccgGTACTGTTGGGTCACATGTATATCCATCATAACAAACAGCTTGATCTGCCAGGAATGGCTATATGAGTGGTGAAGCATTAGAGTGTCAAGCGGGAGGTTCCGTTACATTTAGCGGACTCCTGCTCCCAGTGGCAGGATGATTGCCAGAAATCACTGGAGTTTATGATGTCAAGAGATTTCCAATACCTTCACTGATAGATTAACTTTGCAAGCATgtaaaaatgtaatgaaatacTACGACAGAACTTAAttgatatatctaaatatacaaaaAACTATAAAGGTAACTATTGCAAACAGCCACTGATATCCCCGGCAATACACACTCACCTCTCCAAGGAAGATAAGCACGTGGAAGAAAGTGTCCAGGAGCAATATGCGGTCCGGCTGAATGGAGGAGGTGTCTAGCATAACAGGCTCAACACCTTGGAAGGAGTAACTGCACAATACAGGCTGGATCATGGTTAGGCACTCTGTCACAGTCTCACGGTTCAGCATGCATCTGGAAACAGTAACCTCTGATAAGACTAAGAAAAGCAGAAGAGATATtctaaaagaatgataaaaacatttaaaTTCAGATCTCAACATAGGTCTCTTACAAGTTCACTGACTCCTCAAACTTATCTTTTTCTCCTAGTCTGCAGTTTCTAATTAAACTTTTTCATGAATTCTATTTGTCATTAAGAGACCTTATGCACAAAAATTATCCCCCACATTAATAACTAGAACACCTCACCTATAGAAAGAGGTTTCATCTGGAGAGTTGTTAAACACCTGGAGGAACTGTGAACGTCTCAGATGGAACATGAATTGAGGATAAAGTGTGAACGTATCGTGGAAGCGATAACTATTGGGGTCATTCGGAGTGAAATCACCAAACTTCTGACActgtaaacagaaaaataatttcaTATGAAACAAGAAGCATTTACAACCATTAGTGATATAGTATTTACTTTTCAACTAGTATTGCCAGTAGTAATAAATGAGGTTCAATCGGTTTCATGTTTTAGAAATTCATACCAACTGGAATGTCTCTACACTTACAAGCCTAATCAACATCCTGTCCACCCAACGTAGGACATCTGTTCCATCCTGATCAGTCTCTGATCTGTTGACTGCTAAGCGTGCCATAAGCACGGCAGCTGCTTCTTGGTCAAAACCAAGGGAAATGAATTGCTGCCCTGTCTGTGCATCTGCCCAACTGTTGgaaaaaatatacaagtaaaaaaatatatataatagattaaaAATTATATCTAGAAAATCAGGAATTCAAACCACCCAAACTtttgtttaaaaaatattttcataacataTTCCTCAACGCAAACTTACTTTCGTGCGACTGTTGTGACTCTGACCCTCGTCTGTCCTGAGGCGTGCTGGTATCTAGTAATGAACTGAACATGTCCTCTTGTGCCTGGAATGTCTGAGCCTTGCTGGTTGGCTACCTCGAAGAACATGGCCACAGTCGTGCTTGGTCCTAAACCACACATCTTCCACTTGGTGGTATTTCCAATGCCAATTTCAGTTTCAGCAACATTTGGTCCTTTTTCATTGGCAGACACACACGGGCCAAGTGCACCCGCaactaaagtaaaaagaaaagatacacaTAAGGAAAGGACTTTGTATGAATATTCCATATGTTTAGACGATAAATCCTAAAATCAATGAAAGCTTCTAACATTtacagcatataaatataaaaataatgtgacTACATAAGGATTCAAGAAAatcttatctaaaaaaaaaaaaaaaactagagacaAATAAAATGACATTTTATTCCTATTTAGTCCATTATATAATGTAAAGCCGAAATATAATTATCACAAATGCTTAGAAGAGAGGATCAGTTATCAGAACATGTTTCATAACACAGAAATTCCACTCTTAGATTTTCCTCTTCATGCACAGAACATTTCTTACTGAAATATTGGCATTTCATAAAGaacaatcaaaatataaaaaaacattctATTTAAAACTCATTGTCTAAAAATCTACAACAGACATACTATATGAGGAATtcccatacacacataatcaAGCTAACACCTAtgcaaagaaaactaaaaaccaTACTTTTGAGTTCCCGAGAAGTCTTCACCTCGAGAGTGGCGTTGAATGCCATCTCCAAGTTACCCTTCTCGTCACGGGAAAACACCCTTTGGAATGTTGTCCTAAACAAGGATGACTGGAACGAGTCTCCCAGAACCATGTGACCTCTGTAAGTAGGTGACACCTTCATTAATGTATACACCAAGTTTATATAGCCATCaatattcaaaaacaaaaaattactttGACATGGACTTAGAAGAGTGATTCTCAAACTCACCCTGTGTAAGTGGAACAGTACTTCATTTCATGCAGTCCAACCTGATCCAGGGCACATGCATACAGGTCAATAATGTGACCGTTATCAGAAGACCTCTTGGCTAGTGCTTCATAGAACTTGATAGCCTTTTTCATGTACTTACAGTTGTcctggagaaaagagaaaggattaCGAACTCAACTAAGCTGAGATTACTTTAACCTTTTTACAAAATGGCAAAATGAGATCtatgaaaacaaaacattatGTCAACCAACAaattttttttctcaccttctcAATATCATGATGTGAACGAATAGGTCTGCGCAAATCATCATCCACAACCATTCCTGGGCCTACAGAGCAAGCTCCTCCCAAGAAAGTCATGATACGAGCTCCAGTATTGGGGTAGCATGCCTGCAATATGGGAATCATAAATGAAACCAAATAATctatttttatagatattatcattctaCCTTTTCAAAACAGAACTGATTGTCAAGTCAATAACAAGTATGAAAAATGTGCCTTGTATAACCTTATACATCATCAAAATACTGTGGATATCTCAAAATGAGACACTACTAAATGGGGTAACTTGGGCTACTTAAAAGTTACAGATTactgacaagaaaataaaattcatCAAAATATATGATTTTCAAGAGTACATTATCTTTCACTTCCAATTCAACACTCTTTCATCCAAAGAAATTCATTACCTCTAGCAGACCAACAGCAATAGACAGAGCAGAGCCTGTTGCACGCAAAGGTCGTTTTCCTGAGGATACTGGCCAGGGGTCGCGGCGGAGGTCAGTCAGGATGTCAACCAGCATAATCTCACACTCCTGCACAGGCTGCAAGAACCTGTTGTTCATCTGACCAGGCTGAGGTGCAGGGGCAGCCTGGCCTGGCATCTGAA
Above is a window of Penaeus chinensis breed Huanghai No. 1 chromosome 26, ASM1920278v2, whole genome shotgun sequence DNA encoding:
- the LOC125038907 gene encoding protein transport protein Sec23A-like isoform X1 — protein: MSSGALMYGYQPQAAAQAQQYQQQQSGHEQFQPQQQGYQPQAQQGYQPQAQMGYQPQAQQGYQPQQQQYGHPQQQQQQQQPQQQQQQQQQQQQQQQYQQEQYGAPQQQQQAQPQQSSFQDFIESQETKEGVRFSWNVWPSSRIEATRMVVPVAAAFTPLKKRDDLPPICYEPLKCTQSQCGAILNPLCQVDYRSKMWVCCFCFQRNPFPSSYASISEQSQPAELFPQYSTIEYTIMRQQNMPPVFLFVVDTCVDEEELSALKESITMSLTLMPANALVGLITFGRHVHVHVLANEVLRKQYVFPGQKDQTAKSVQEYLGVGLKATQTQMPGQAAPAPQPGQMNNRFLQPVQECEIMLVDILTDLRRDPWPVSSGKRPLRATGSALSIAVGLLEACYPNTGARIMTFLGGACSVGPGMVVDDDLRRPIRSHHDIEKDNCKYMKKAIKFYEALAKRSSDNGHIIDLYACALDQVGLHEMKYCSTYTGGHMVLGDSFQSSLFRTTFQRVFSRDEKGNLEMAFNATLEVKTSRELKIAGALGPCVSANEKGPNVAETEIGIGNTTKWKMCGLGPSTTVAMFFEVANQQGSDIPGTRGHVQFITRYQHASGQTRVRVTTVARNWADAQTGQQFISLGFDQEAAAVLMARLAVNRSETDQDGTDVLRWVDRMLIRLCQKFGDFTPNDPNSYRFHDTFTLYPQFMFHLRRSQFLQVFNNSPDETSFYRCMLNRETVTECLTMIQPVLCSYSFQGVEPVMLDTSSIQPDRILLLDTFFHVLIFLGETMAAWKREGYHEQEEYAVFKELLQSPVDDAQDILATRFPIPRYVETEQGGSQARFLLSKVNPSQTHNNALYGSAIPDPNSTDGGAPVLTDDVSLQVFMEHLKKLAVTSNA
- the LOC125038907 gene encoding protein transport protein Sec23A-like isoform X2: MYGYQPQAAAQAQQYQQQQSGHEQFQPQQQGYQPQAQQGYQPQAQMGYQPQAQQGYQPQQQQYGHPQQQQQQQQPQQQQQQQQQQQQQQQYQQEQYGAPQQQQQAQPQQSSFQDFIESQETKEGVRFSWNVWPSSRIEATRMVVPVAAAFTPLKKRDDLPPICYEPLKCTQSQCGAILNPLCQVDYRSKMWVCCFCFQRNPFPSSYASISEQSQPAELFPQYSTIEYTIMRQQNMPPVFLFVVDTCVDEEELSALKESITMSLTLMPANALVGLITFGRHVHVHVLANEVLRKQYVFPGQKDQTAKSVQEYLGVGLKATQTQMPGQAAPAPQPGQMNNRFLQPVQECEIMLVDILTDLRRDPWPVSSGKRPLRATGSALSIAVGLLEACYPNTGARIMTFLGGACSVGPGMVVDDDLRRPIRSHHDIEKDNCKYMKKAIKFYEALAKRSSDNGHIIDLYACALDQVGLHEMKYCSTYTGGHMVLGDSFQSSLFRTTFQRVFSRDEKGNLEMAFNATLEVKTSRELKIAGALGPCVSANEKGPNVAETEIGIGNTTKWKMCGLGPSTTVAMFFEVANQQGSDIPGTRGHVQFITRYQHASGQTRVRVTTVARNWADAQTGQQFISLGFDQEAAAVLMARLAVNRSETDQDGTDVLRWVDRMLIRLCQKFGDFTPNDPNSYRFHDTFTLYPQFMFHLRRSQFLQVFNNSPDETSFYRCMLNRETVTECLTMIQPVLCSYSFQGVEPVMLDTSSIQPDRILLLDTFFHVLIFLGETMAAWKREGYHEQEEYAVFKELLQSPVDDAQDILATRFPIPRYVETEQGGSQARFLLSKVNPSQTHNNALYGSAIPDPNSTDGGAPVLTDDVSLQVFMEHLKKLAVTSNA
- the LOC125038907 gene encoding protein transport protein Sec23A-like isoform X3, with protein sequence MSSGALMYGYQPQAAAQAQQYQQQQSGHEQFQPQQQGYQPQAQQGYQPQAQMGYQPQAQQGYQPQQQQYGHPQQQQQQQQPQQQQQQQQQQQQQQQYQQEQYGAPQQQQQAQPQQSSFQDFIESQETKEGVRFSWNVWPSSRIEATRMVVPVAAAFTPLKKRDDLPPICYEPLKCTQSQCGAILNPLCQVDYRSKMWVCCFCFQRNPFPSSYASISEQSQPAELFPQYSTIEYTIMRQQNMPPVFLFVVDTCVDEEELSALKESITMSLTLMPANALVGLITFGRHVHVHVLANEVLRKQYVFPGQKDQTAKSVQEYLGVGLKATQTQMPGQAAPAPQPGQMNNRFLQPVQECEIMLVDILTDLRRDPWPVSSGKRPLRATGSALSIAVGLLEACYPNTGARIMTFLGGACSVGPGMVVDDDLRRPIRSHHDIEKDNCKYMKKAIKFYEALAKRSSDNGHIIDLYACALDQVGLHEMKYCSTYTGGHMVLGDSFQSSLFRTTFQRVFSRDEKGNLEMAFNATLEVKTSRELKIAGALGPCVSANEKGPNVAETEIGIGNTTKWKMCGLGPSTTVAMFFEVANQQGSDIPGTRGHVQFITRYQHASGQTRVRVTTVARNWADAQTGQQFISLGFDQEAAAVLMARLAVNRSETDQDGTDVLRWVDRMLIRLCQKFGDFTPNDPNSYRFHDTFTLYPQFMFHLRRSQFLQVFNNSPDETSFYRCMLNRETVTECLTMIQPVLCSYSFQGVEPVMLDTSSIQPDRILLLDTFFHVLIFLGETMAAWKREGYHEQEEYAVFKELLQSPVDDAQDILATRFPIPRYVETEQGGSQARFLLSKVNPSQTHNNALYGDGGAPVLTDDVSLQVFMEHLKKLAVTSNA